The window AGTCTCCGTCCTGGGGCACCTTCCAGTTATCGGGGAAAATGTTCTTAGACTGGACGTGGTAGCCGGGCTGCTCCTGAGGTTGGTTGTGATTGTAGTTctcctgctggtgctgctgatgttgacgttgctgctgctgggccACTTTGTTGGAGTCCTGCTTGTCAAAGTAGTCCATGAAGGATGGACGCATAGGCTGTTGGGGGGTGGCGTGccctgcaggggggggggaggatgtTAAGTTATACCACGTTCTACACCTCACGTTTTTCAAGTGACGGCGTGTGCGCCCGCACTCTTCATTGATCcccgctcctcctcttcctcgtcgtcatcgtcgcTGTTGATGACCATGGTGCCCAGGTCCGACTCCAGCATGGTGTTGCCGTGCTCGATCATGGTCTGCGCCCCGTCGCTCATGGTTCCGCCGGCACGCATGGTGCCGGCGCCCTCCGCGCCAGACTTCACCATGGTGTGCGAGTCCACCTCAGTCTCCTCCTCCTAGGGGGCGGGATGCAAAACAAATCAGTCAGCCGTCTTTTAACATGTGAACAAGAGTCAGCGGGTTGGACTGACGGAGTTGTCATCGTCTTCCTCCAGTTCTctttgctgctcctgctgccgcTTGGCCTTCATCTCCATGGCCTCGGTGATCAGGTCCCGCAAGATGGAGACGGGCTTGGCCTGGCTGATGAACGGGTGCTGGAGATGTGCGGGTAACAAATGAGACAAAATAGACAGTCATGgcaataaaaaaacacatttcattcCGGAATCGTTTGTTATGAACCTGCAGGAGTTGTGTAGCGGTGGCTCTCTGCTCAGGATTCTTCACCAGACACTTCTTGACAAAATCCGTGAAATCGTCCGACCACAGCTCGGGTTTCCGGAAGGTTGGCGGAGGGTTAGTGGGGATCATAAAGATGGCCTGATGTGACGAGACAAGCAAAAGAGGATCAAGCATGAGGCGTCACGACACACGTCTGCCAGATCATCCGTGCTCACTCTCATGGGGTGGATGTCAGCGTAGGGGGGCTTGCCCTCAGCCATCTCGATGGACGTGATGCCCAGCGACCAGATGTCGGCCACGCAGTTGTAGCCAATTTCCTGGATCACCTCCGGGGCCATCCAGAAAGGCGTTCCAATCACAGTGTTCCTCTTCGCCATGGTGTCCTTTCGAGGAAAATTAAGACTCGACTCAAATTATATATTTAGTTTACGGAGTAGACCACAACCATTACGGCACAGTATCGAGTGTCGTAGCATCGGAGAATGTTTACTCACACGAGTACAGACGTATCGTAAAACAGTGTTGGTTCGCCGCTAGATCCTGTTTGTTTTTAGCATGTTAGCGCTATTACCGTTAGCTGCCCTGCCACTCCAAAGTCAGCCAGCTTGGCGTGTCCCTCGGTGTTGAGCAAAATGTTGCCGGCCTTGATATCTCTGTGAATCTTCCTCATGAAGTGAAGGTATTCCAGACCCTTGAGTGTTGACTTTAAGATAGTGGCAATCTCATCCTCTGTCAGCTGAAAGAATAATCAATACAATTAAACATACAAACACAACCAAAAAGATTACGCACGATGTTTTGGTGTGTGAATATGcttgcaataaaatcaaaagtgTTTTCATGCCTTTTAATGCATTTCTCATGGCAACACATTTTTGTATCGGACCCACCGTTTTGCTGCGCAGCCTGATGATGTCAGAGACAGAACCAGCTCCGCAGTACTCCATGACGATCCACAGGTCTGTGTTCTTGAAGTAGCTGCCATAGTACTTCACTACATAGGGGCTATTTGGAAAGACATCAAATCAATTACCTTCAACGGGAACGAAATGGAACATTCATTCaaactttattttgttttctttgtgcaaCCTGTCACACTGCTGCATGATGGAAATCTCCTTGATAATCTCTTGCAGGTCAGACTCCACAGGGACCTGCTTGATGGCCACAACCTGTCCCGACTCCTTGTGGATGGCTTTAAATACACTGCCATAAGAACtaacacacacaacaaaaacatgtgtttgcaaaaaaaaagacacaatatTCACTCGCCTCCAAAAACAAGCaggaacatttatttttcataaTAACTAGTGATGAGGGGAAGTATGAAAACTTACTCACCCTTCACCAAGTTTTTCCAGGACATCAAACACTTCCTCTGGTTGTTTGGTCAAGCTGTCTTCACTCAGCTTTTTCAGCTTACTGCTTGGTGAAATATATTGAAAAACAATATCAAGCACGTAATTAATTGATAAATTTATAGTGAATGATGTGTATTAAAGCTATGGTTCTACTTTCCACGGGAGTGAGTATGTATCCCGAAGATTATTTAAATAGTAGTAGTGAGAAGCGATATGATAGGGTAGCACATTAAACATGTTATTTCTCGTAATAATTGGGAAAGAAAGAGTTGAGACCGACAACGCTAATTATTATTAACATTACCGGCTAGCGCAGCAGTAGCTACCTTTGCAGCTAGCAAGTCAAAAAGCTTTAAATTACAAACCTTTTGGAGGCAGACTGCTCCATGGTTACAAATGGTAAGTTGCACAAATAGGTGACGGAATGATGTCCAGTTGTGGTGATTTTTGTCTTCTGTAATCACCGAATGAACATTGTCGTCGTTGTTAATTAAAGAAATAGTAGCCGCTGGGGAGTGGAGGGCCACCAGCTAACCGAGTCTTCTGACCAATCACAAAGCAAGTTGCTTCGAGGTGAGCGGAACAGCAGTACGCATGCGCATCATCAGTTGAGCATCAGATAATCCCGTACGTAAAAGCGTTTGCCGTTTTGAATGTGGCAGAGCTGCCACGTAAAGCAGTAAAGCAATCTCCGTGCCACTTTCTTTGCAGGGTCAGTTTGCTTcgtttgggtgtgtgtgtgcacgcacaaGTTTGTAAGATCTAAATATCtatcatttaaatgtttttttttaagaggagCTAGTCATTCACATGCCGTCCGTTGGGGGGCAGTATCGGCAACGGTTGATTGTTGTCAACACAGAAGAAGAAAGTGAATCGCAGCTCATCGTCGATAAACAAGACGAAGAAAAATTACCGAGTGCAAGTATGCGCTCAGAACGATAATTTAGCTGTCGTATTATTAATTATAAGTGAATCTAAAATAAATGATCTAAAAACAGCAAATTGTATACTGACGATTCAAATTAGAAAGGCCAAACTATCTGGTTACTTTTAGTGGTGGCTAGCGGCCTAAGCTAACTATAGTTAGCATACTTTCCATTATCCtcatttgttttgctgttagaACTGCGTTATTTCACACTCATGAGGATCTGGACTGGGAAGATTTGAGGGAATAGTGGTGGTATCCATGCGGGTTAGCGGCACTTCATACCGCCCGCTAACATGTCTTTAGTCGCCTATGGCAGCAGTGATGACAGCGATAGTGAAGGAACGTCGAGCAAACCAGGCTCAGGGGGACTCTTCTCCCTCATGCCAGCCCCCCAAAATCTTTCTGCGGTGGACAGGACGTCGAGTAACGACCCCCAGCAAGGCAAAACGAGTTTGTTGTCAGGTTTGCCCAAGCCCAAGAAGCGGACAGAACCTGTGAGGATTTCCATACCGCAAATCGAGAAGCACGACGTGAGTGTTGTGATGCGAGCTGATGCACGATGATCATGAGATTATAAATCATGATTAACTCTTGTTGTTATTAGTCAGACTCAGATGATGACGAACCAATAAAGAAGAAACTCCAGCCCCAGGTAGGGACACCTGCACTTACTTTTGCATGCGCAAATTAATAGATTAGGAATGGATTGTACAACGTTAAGTGATTTGATCTGTAGTAAACCTTCCCCGCCTTTCTGTGTAGGGTGCAGGTCTGTCTTCTCTCCTGCCACAACCCAAAAACCTGACTGTGAAGGTGACCGACAGACCTTTAATTCCCCACACGCTCACCAAGCGCTCGGACCCTCGCGGTGTCAGTCCAAGCACTCCCGCGCCGGGCCTACTGGGCCCCAGCGCGTCACCCTCCGCCATCAAAGCGGCAGCCAAGTCGGCGGCGCGGCAGCTGGCCAGACAGATCGTTGTCGCGGACGAGCACGAAGACGACATCTCTCCACAGAATTACTTCTCGTTTGGTGAGAGCCCAGAGCGGCCGCCTCCGGCTGTCATTCCGAGTTACGAACCCGAGCCCGTCGTCGCCGCGGTGGAGCCGCTCCCAGTGTCTCTTCCCGAcccccttcctcctccaccGCCCGGTGACGAGCTGGGTCAGTCGGACGCCCCTCTCGACTTTGGCGGAGGCCACGAGGGAGCCGCAACGTGGGGAGGCCAGTATCCTCAGTATCAGCCGCCCATGGCGGGACCGGAGTCTTACCCTGAGGTATACATGCGTCAAGTTTCAACAAATAGAAACTAACATGAACGACAACAGTGACACCATCTCATTCTACAGGGATACGACAGCAACAAAGCATACTACCAAGAGCCAAGCCCCGGTTTGCCCGAAGACGAAGAACCTGGCAATTCGGCCATGTTTGATGACGAAGCGGTAAGACATAACAGCAAATAGAATTATACCCATGTTAATTAACACAGAACAGTGATGATAAGCATTCTCTGTGTCTGGCTTGTAGTTCATGCGGCTTCAGGGCAAAAGGAATCGGGGCAAAGAGGAAGTGAAGTTCCTGGAAATAAAGGGTGACGACCAGCTGAGTGGTCACCAGCAGTGGCTCACCAAAAGCATGTCGGAGGAGAAGCAGACCCACGGGTCCTTCAGCAAGGTACGACTCATAGGGAGGATTCATACAGCGACCACAATTTCTGACTCTCCTGTTTTTCATCTACAGAAAAGGGGAGGCATGCCCACGGGACAACAGAGGCGCAAGCACCAGATTACATATCTAATCCACCAGGTGAGGCCGCCAAATCTTCCTCATGGCCATACACGGTCAATGTTTCCTCTTCCAACAAGAGGCTGACCGCAAACAGAAGTCAAGGGTCACAAAAATCCAGCGAGGTATTCAGTCTTTTTTTCGCTTCAGGCCAAGGAACGTGAGCTGGAGCTGAAGAACACCTGGGCGGAAAACAGGATGACACGCCGGCAGACGCAGGCCAAATACGGCTTCTGAGCGCAATGCCGTTTGGGAGTCTATTGCGAGGAGAATGGAGCTTCCAAtaaattagaaaacaaaaactgtaATGCACATTTTCCccccaactgttcatcattatgACTCCTTTGTAAAGTAAACTAAGTTACCTTCCAGACACTTGTGGGTGGGTTTTAGATACCAACTGGGTTGGAAATGTATTCCTTTGTACTACTCTATGTATTCCCGATCACGTAACAAACATTTAGTGTTAGTCTCGGTTTAGTGAAGAGCCATCCCGCTTCCCAAGAAAGTACCAGTGCGTTCACATTCAACTCGAGACACATTAATGTGGGATTTTATAATAAACATGTTGCTTCAAAAATGTCAAAGTTGTTGCTTACGTGTAAAAACTATATACCGTTCTTGACTCATATTGCAAATAAGTCCACGTTTGAGCTGGGATCAGACACCACCTGTTGCGTCGTCTTCGTCGAGCAGATGAGTCGTTCCGTACGATGTGGTGCGGGTGGGCGTCAACCGGTGTCGGGCCGTGACTGTCTTGCAGCAGGTCATCGACACGAAGCAAGCACAGCAGCACAGCGACAGCGTGGCGCTGGCCCACACCAGCGTGGTGATGATGAAAGCAAAGTTGTAGGTGCTCTTATGGCAGTAGCGAGCTTCTCCGGGCGTGAAGCTGGCCGGGTACGCGCCGTAGACCCAAGTTGACCCTGCGACGGATGGTCCAATGAGGACAAGCCGTATAAAAACTAAATATTTCCATACCTGCGACAAACCAGCAGAAGGTGAAGAGGTGTAACAGAGCCACGCCGATGGAAGTGATCGTGCTCATCAGGCCGCTCTCCCAGATGTAGCGGCAGTAAGTCACAGATAAAGCCAGCAGGCTGGACGAGCCCAGAACCACCAGGTAGATGGGGATTCTGGACTGCACCGGGCAATGGTTCAGATGAGTGGCGCCTATGATGACACATTTAGTGAAGGCCCACAAGCAATTTAGAAAGTGACAAAGCGGCTTACCCAAACCGATGCCAGCGAGCATCACCATCCACCACATGATGTTGACCACCACTGCAAGAAAACGGATTCAGGTTAAATTGGTGAAATCAATACaaggctgaaaaagaaaaaaaaagttctgaccGATGGATGAAATCTGAACGTCAGCGTGAGGCATGCGATccatcatttgaaaataaatccgCCTTCAAAAGCGTTTGTTCCGAGCGATGCTTTGATGCAACTCAGGATGTGAAGACACGCTTGTGCAAAGTCATTGCAAgggtgtcacaacacacaaaaaaaggaaatcatTTTGATCGCATCTAAACATGGCAAACAAACTAGTCACTTCTGCAGATACTGGACGGCAAGTCCgaaagcatttttgtttttatttcatctcGTGAAggattttttctttccaaagttGAGTATAAtaacataaaacaaaagtcagttTAGTGACCATCATTTTCACCCAGCAAATGTCCTTTACAATCCACAGATGTCCTTTTAGTGTCCATTAATCCTGCTTCTGGTTGTCACTTGGTGGCTCAGTCACACTGACTTGACTTGTCTCCATAGCAACCTCCTCATCCACATGAATGTCCTTATTAGCAGCCTCCTCCAAGATGCGCTGCTGTCTGACCGACTTGTCCTCGTACGGGACTAAAGAAATCGGGACGCGGACTGTGTCCATTCCGTTCACCTGTAAGAACCAAagataattattatttaatccgcgggataaaataaaataaaatcttacCGTTACTTCACACCAGTAGTTGCCACATTCTGTGATGGGCTCAAATGGAAGCTTCAAGGCGTGTGGAGGAACCACCATGATCAGCTAAGCACAAAGTGAATATTCAATACatccgatttttttttgtaaacaaaattAGACGCGTGCAAGTTTTTTGTCAAGTACCTTTCGAAGAAACTGCCTCCTCACAACTTCACTAGTCATCTTAAAGTCTTTAGAGGGCATTTTGATGATTCTCAACTTGGATTTCTTCAGGAACTCGACCGTCTGGAAAATACAAAATCATTATTTTCATTCTAATTACAAATACTGAGAGATGTGATCTTGCGTACATTATACTAACTCACCAGTTGTCCAGTTCGAGTTTGCATTCTCTCCTCGCTCGTGCCCTCCCGCAAAAGCTGAACGTAAAAAGAGAGAGGAGCGTTTAATAATCACGTTGTAACGTAACGCTACTGAAAAGCCTCCAACTCGCACCCTTAACTCCTCCGCAAAGATCTTCTTGTTCTCCGGAGATGGATACACGGCAAGCCCCTGCGGAAGCAGCTTGTTACGGCCCACTGACTTTTTGACAAACACCGTCTCTCCACGACCACCAAgctctgtcaaaaaaaaaaa of the Syngnathus typhle isolate RoL2023-S1 ecotype Sweden linkage group LG20, RoL_Styp_1.0, whole genome shotgun sequence genome contains:
- the stk3 gene encoding serine/threonine-protein kinase 3 isoform X2 — its product is MEQSASKSKLKKLSEDSLTKQPEEVFDVLEKLGEGSYGSVFKAIHKESGQVVAIKQVPVESDLQEIIKEISIMQQCDSPYVVKYYGSYFKNTDLWIVMEYCGAGSVSDIIRLRSKTLTEDEIATILKSTLKGLEYLHFMRKIHRDIKAGNILLNTEGHAKLADFGVAGQLTDTMAKRNTVIGTPFWMAPEVIQEIGYNCVADIWSLGITSIEMAEGKPPYADIHPMRAIFMIPTNPPPTFRKPELWSDDFTDFVKKCLVKNPEQRATATQLLQHPFISQAKPVSILRDLITEAMEMKAKRQQEQQRELEEDDDNSEEETEVDSHTMVKSGAEGAGTMRAGGTMSDGAQTMIEHGNTMLESDLGTMVINSDDDDEEEEERGSMKRHATPQQPMRPSFMDYFDKQDSNKVAQQQQRQHQQHQQENYNHNQPQEQPGYHVQSKNIFPDNWKVPQDGDFDFLKNLDFEELQMRLSALDPMMEREIEELRQRYTAKRQPILDAMDAKKRRQQNF
- the LOC133144139 gene encoding transmembrane protein 272-like produces the protein MMDRMPHADVQISSIVVVNIMWWMVMLAGIGLGATHLNHCPVQSRIPIYLVVLGSSSLLALSVTYCRYIWESGLMSTITSIGVALLHLFTFCWFVAGSTWVYGAYPASFTPGEARYCHKSTYNFAFIITTLVWASATLSLCCCACFVSMTCCKTVTARHRLTPTRTTSYGTTHLLDEDDATGGV
- the prcc gene encoding proline-rich protein PRCC, producing the protein MSLVAYGSSDDSDSEGTSSKPGSGGLFSLMPAPQNLSAVDRTSSNDPQQGKTSLLSGLPKPKKRTEPVRISIPQIEKHDSDSDDDEPIKKKLQPQGAGLSSLLPQPKNLTVKVTDRPLIPHTLTKRSDPRGVSPSTPAPGLLGPSASPSAIKAAAKSAARQLARQIVVADEHEDDISPQNYFSFGESPERPPPAVIPSYEPEPVVAAVEPLPVSLPDPLPPPPPGDELGQSDAPLDFGGGHEGAATWGGQYPQYQPPMAGPESYPEGYDSNKAYYQEPSPGLPEDEEPGNSAMFDDEAFMRLQGKRNRGKEEVKFLEIKGDDQLSGHQQWLTKSMSEEKQTHGSFSKKRGGMPTGQQRRKHQITYLIHQAKERELELKNTWAENRMTRRQTQAKYGF
- the mrpl9 gene encoding 39S ribosomal protein L9, mitochondrial encodes the protein MFSSGCRALQDLLGQMTIRSFSVTPVQSTVVVERWWQVPLSKVGSPPRLYPRRHRVYKLVEDTKHAPKEKMELILTQTVPKLGGRGETVFVKKSVGRNKLLPQGLAVYPSPENKKIFAEELRLLREGTSEERMQTRTGQLTVEFLKKSKLRIIKMPSKDFKMTSEVVRRQFLRKLIMVVPPHALKLPFEPITECGNYWCEVTVNGMDTVRVPISLVPYEDKSVRQQRILEEAANKDIHVDEEVAMETSQVSVTEPPSDNQKQD
- the stk3 gene encoding serine/threonine-protein kinase 3 isoform X1, producing MEQSASKSSKLKKLSEDSLTKQPEEVFDVLEKLGEGSYGSVFKAIHKESGQVVAIKQVPVESDLQEIIKEISIMQQCDSPYVVKYYGSYFKNTDLWIVMEYCGAGSVSDIIRLRSKTLTEDEIATILKSTLKGLEYLHFMRKIHRDIKAGNILLNTEGHAKLADFGVAGQLTDTMAKRNTVIGTPFWMAPEVIQEIGYNCVADIWSLGITSIEMAEGKPPYADIHPMRAIFMIPTNPPPTFRKPELWSDDFTDFVKKCLVKNPEQRATATQLLQHPFISQAKPVSILRDLITEAMEMKAKRQQEQQRELEEDDDNSEEETEVDSHTMVKSGAEGAGTMRAGGTMSDGAQTMIEHGNTMLESDLGTMVINSDDDDEEEEERGSMKRHATPQQPMRPSFMDYFDKQDSNKVAQQQQRQHQQHQQENYNHNQPQEQPGYHVQSKNIFPDNWKVPQDGDFDFLKNLDFEELQMRLSALDPMMEREIEELRQRYTAKRQPILDAMDAKKRRQQNF